In a genomic window of Oreochromis aureus strain Israel breed Guangdong linkage group 13, ZZ_aureus, whole genome shotgun sequence:
- the LOC116333941 gene encoding max-interacting protein 1-like, protein MVKYMRHHSELKPEEVLSESDASMDQQDFGEMSDYSFSDVIYSKCSAMDQIGTFMKNVQVLLDAANYIENIEKNNGKCEHGYASTYPATQISLQQKQRKLKNRKLDNIHNRSAHNELEKNRRAHLRLCLERLKSLIPLGPDCSRHTTLGLLNKAKAHIKKLEEIDRRSQHQLETLEREQRHLQRQLALLQTHGEWERVRTDSLGSRMDSDRSESDREEIEVDVESTEFSHGEMDSVSTSGASDLDDHSSRQSSASDEGYSTCSLKLAFSA, encoded by the exons atggtaAAGTACATGAGACATCACAGCGAGCTGAAACCCGAAGAGGTCCTGTCGGAGTCTGATGCGTCCATGGACCAGCAGGATTTCGGAGAGATGTCCGACTATTCTTTCAGCGACGTTATATACTCCAAATGTTCCGCAATGGACCAAATCGGCACTTTTATGAAGAACGTGCAAGTGCTGCTCGATGCAGCCAATTACATTGAAAACATTGAGAAGAACAACGGAA AATGTGAGCACGGGTATGCTTCAACATACCCTGCAACCCAGATTTCACTTCAACAGAAACAACGCAAAttgaagaacaggaaactggacAATATTCACAATAG GTCGGCACACAATGAACTGGAAAAGAACAG GCGAGCACATCTTCGTCTGTGCTTGGAGAGGTTGAAGTCCCTCATTCCTCTGGGACCAGACTGCAGTCGGCATACCACTCTGGGACTGCTCAACAAGGCCAAAGCACATATCAAG AAACTTGAAGAGATAGACCGGAGGAGTCAGCACCAGCTGGAGACCTTAGAGAGGGAGCAAAGGCACCTGCAGAGGCAGCTAGCTCTGCTGCAGACCCATGGAGAGTGGGAGCGCGTTCGTACGGACAGCCTGGGTTCCCGCATGGACTCTGATCGATCAGAGTCTGATAGAG AGGAAATTGAAGTTGATGTGGAAAGCACTGAGTTCTCCCATGGAGAAATGGACAGTGTAAGCACCAGTGGTGCAAGCGACCTGGATGACCATAGCAGCCGGCAGAGCTCCGCCAGTGACGAGGGCTACTCCACTTGCAGCCTGAAACTGGCCTTTTCTGCTTAA